Proteins found in one Deinococcus sp. YIM 134068 genomic segment:
- a CDS encoding solute symporter family protein — protein MTFLLAAVIVAITLGITFWASRRNTSASDFYVAGGRISAGQNGIAIAGDYMSAASFLGITGLIALNGYDGFMYSVGWFIAYLTVLFIVAEPLRNLGKYTLADMLVYRLKDQRVRTYAAISTIVVSAFYMIAQVVGAGSLISLLTGGALTPSLAIPLVGVLMIIYVVVGGMLATTWVQIIKAVLLMFATIVMTVLILSRFGWSFSNLLGQVEARNGAEFLGAGVRYKNPIDLISLSLALVLGTAGLPHILVRFYTVPTAQDARKSVVWAMVLIGAFYVMTAFMGNAANVLVGREAIARENAAGNMAAPLLAQALFGGAGTVGGEFGLAFVTAVAFATILAVVAGLTIAASTSFTHDIYKGVIRGGQATEQEEFRVARLATVGVGVVAILLGLAAQTQNVAFLVALAFAIAASSNLPVILFTLFWRKFNATGAIWGIVGGILTCLALIAVSPNIMGIDPPERTTGRKPIQAAPLFPLENPGIVSIPAGFAFAALGTLIGARRREGDDQTFDEMQFRAYTGAGVEGTVAAHD, from the coding sequence ATGACCTTCCTTCTGGCCGCCGTCATCGTCGCCATCACGCTCGGCATCACCTTCTGGGCCAGCCGCCGCAATACCTCGGCGAGCGACTTCTACGTGGCGGGCGGGCGCATCAGCGCGGGGCAAAACGGGATCGCCATCGCGGGCGACTACATGAGCGCCGCGTCCTTCCTCGGGATCACGGGCCTGATCGCCCTGAACGGCTACGACGGCTTCATGTACTCGGTGGGCTGGTTCATCGCGTACCTCACGGTGCTGTTCATCGTGGCCGAGCCGCTGCGGAACCTGGGCAAGTACACGCTCGCCGACATGCTCGTGTACCGCCTCAAGGATCAGCGGGTGCGGACCTACGCGGCGATCAGCACCATCGTCGTCAGTGCCTTCTACATGATCGCGCAGGTCGTCGGGGCGGGGTCCCTCATCAGCCTGCTGACGGGCGGGGCGCTCACTCCCAGCCTCGCCATCCCGCTCGTCGGCGTCCTGATGATCATCTACGTGGTGGTCGGCGGGATGCTCGCCACGACCTGGGTGCAGATCATCAAGGCCGTGTTGCTGATGTTCGCCACCATCGTGATGACGGTGCTGATCCTGAGCCGCTTCGGGTGGAGCTTCTCCAACCTGCTCGGGCAGGTCGAGGCGCGCAACGGGGCGGAGTTCCTGGGCGCGGGCGTGCGCTACAAGAACCCCATCGACCTGATCTCGCTGAGCCTCGCGCTCGTGCTGGGCACCGCCGGGCTGCCGCACATCCTCGTGCGCTTCTACACCGTGCCCACCGCGCAGGACGCCCGCAAGAGCGTGGTGTGGGCGATGGTTCTCATCGGGGCCTTCTACGTCATGACCGCCTTCATGGGCAACGCGGCGAACGTGCTCGTGGGCCGGGAGGCGATTGCGCGGGAGAACGCGGCGGGCAACATGGCGGCTCCCCTGCTCGCGCAGGCCCTCTTCGGCGGGGCGGGCACGGTGGGCGGCGAGTTCGGCCTCGCCTTCGTGACCGCCGTGGCCTTCGCCACCATCCTCGCGGTCGTGGCGGGGCTGACCATCGCGGCGAGCACGTCGTTCACCCACGACATCTACAAGGGCGTGATCCGGGGGGGGCAGGCGACCGAGCAGGAGGAGTTCCGGGTGGCCCGCCTCGCCACCGTGGGCGTCGGTGTGGTCGCCATCCTGCTCGGCCTCGCGGCGCAGACGCAGAACGTGGCGTTTCTCGTGGCGCTCGCGTTCGCCATCGCGGCCAGTTCCAACCTGCCCGTGATCCTCTTCACCCTGTTCTGGCGCAAGTTCAACGCGACGGGCGCGATCTGGGGCATCGTGGGCGGCATCCTGACCTGCCTCGCGCTCATCGCCGTCAGCCCGAACATCATGGGCATCGACCCGCCGGAGAGGACGACGGGCCGCAAGCCCATCCAGGCCGCGCCCCTGTTCCCGCTGGAGAACCCCGGCATCGTCTCCATCCCCGCCGGGTTCGCGTTCGCGGCCCTCGGCACCCTGATCGGTGCCCGCCGCCGCGAGGGCGACGACCAGACCTTCGACGAGATGCAGTTCCGGGCCTACACCGGGGCGGGCGTGGAGGGGACGGTCGCGGCGCACGACTGA
- a CDS encoding DUF485 domain-containing protein → MTVSRLQSGSPPVRNAAYARLVAERNRFTVIMTITFLVLYFLLPILAGYNKPLMATKVFGNVTFGYVFAFAEFAMGWIMAAIYVVRARTFDRLALEAQR, encoded by the coding sequence ATGACCGTCTCCCGCTTGCAGTCCGGCTCGCCGCCCGTCCGCAACGCCGCCTACGCGCGGCTGGTGGCCGAACGCAACCGCTTCACCGTGATCATGACGATCACCTTTCTCGTGCTGTACTTCCTGCTGCCCATTCTGGCGGGGTACAACAAGCCGCTGATGGCGACAAAGGTGTTCGGCAACGTCACCTTCGGGTATGTGTTCGCCTTCGCCGAGTTCGCGATGGGCTGGATCATGGCGGCGATCTACGTCGTCCGGGCACGCACCTTCGACCGCCTCGCGCTGGAGGCCCAGCGATGA
- the moaA gene encoding GTP 3',8-cyclase MoaA — translation MLLDRLGRPLRDLRVSVTDRCNLRCTYCMPASVFGPDYAFLPRTELLSFEEIERLARLFVELGVRKLRITGGEPLLRRDLPDLIARLTCLPGVEDVALTTNGLLLPRLAADLRAAGMERVTVSLDSLDPEVFGRMNGLGTHPQKVLDGIEAALRAGLKVKVNTVVQRGVNDTGLRELWLALREGAVVRFIEFMDVGNHNGWNMDAVVPSREVLARLSADGTGAEFRPVDANYRGEVAARHVGEGGHEVGLISSVTAPFCGDCSRARLSAVGVLYTCLFAGTGTDLREPLRAGASDDEMRSLISGIWQGRHDRYSEERGEVTSARKVEMSHIGG, via the coding sequence ATGCTGCTCGACCGGCTGGGCCGACCCCTGCGTGATCTGCGCGTCAGCGTGACCGACCGCTGCAACCTGCGCTGCACGTACTGTATGCCCGCTTCAGTCTTCGGCCCCGACTACGCCTTCCTGCCGCGCACCGAGCTGCTGAGCTTCGAGGAGATCGAGCGGCTCGCGCGTCTCTTCGTGGAGCTGGGCGTCCGCAAGCTGCGGATCACGGGCGGCGAACCCCTGCTGCGGCGCGACCTCCCCGATCTCATCGCCCGCCTGACGTGCTTGCCCGGCGTGGAGGACGTGGCCCTCACCACGAACGGCCTGCTGCTGCCGCGCCTCGCCGCCGACCTGCGCGCCGCCGGGATGGAGCGCGTGACGGTCAGCCTCGACAGCCTCGACCCGGAGGTGTTCGGGCGCATGAACGGCCTGGGCACCCATCCGCAGAAGGTGCTGGACGGTATCGAGGCGGCGCTGCGGGCGGGGCTGAAGGTCAAGGTCAACACCGTCGTCCAGCGCGGGGTGAACGACACGGGCCTGCGGGAGCTGTGGCTCGCCCTGCGCGAGGGGGCGGTTGTGCGCTTCATCGAGTTCATGGACGTGGGCAACCACAACGGCTGGAACATGGACGCGGTGGTTCCGTCGCGGGAGGTCCTGGCCCGACTGAGCGCGGACGGTACGGGGGCGGAGTTCCGGCCCGTGGACGCGAACTACCGAGGCGAGGTGGCCGCCCGGCACGTGGGCGAGGGGGGGCACGAGGTCGGGTTGATCTCCTCCGTCACCGCGCCCTTCTGCGGCGACTGCTCGCGCGCCCGGCTCTCGGCGGTCGGCGTGCTGTACACCTGCCTCTTCGCGGGAACGGGCACCGACCTGCGAGAGCCGCTACGTGCCGGGGCGAGCGACGACGAGATGCGGAGCCTCATCTCCGGGATTTGGCAGGGCCGCCACGACCGCTACAGCGAGGAACGCGGCGAGGTGACGAGCGCCCGCAAGGTGGAGATGTCGCACATCGGCGGGTAG
- a CDS encoding GntR family transcriptional regulator — protein sequence MAKYPLIKTTLKDRLLGGHYPEGLPLPSEPQLAREFEVSRMTARRAIDELEREGYVYRVQGAGTFPTGKRFRQGVFRVRPFKEWARHPEHRTTVLRAMQIDATPEIAIVLQIQPGDPVIFVHRLRTAGDESLVIEKRYINARLAAGLMDHNLGAESIHEVMVTMGVPLSRVEQNLEAVNLRQEEADLLRVPLGTAAFLLRRTTYSGPKRVSYVNYWVRGDRYAFQDSFEP from the coding sequence ATGGCGAAGTACCCGCTCATCAAGACCACCCTGAAAGACCGCCTGCTGGGTGGACACTACCCGGAGGGGTTGCCCCTTCCCAGCGAACCGCAACTCGCGCGGGAATTCGAGGTCTCGCGCATGACCGCCCGACGCGCCATCGACGAACTGGAACGCGAGGGCTACGTCTACCGCGTGCAGGGGGCGGGCACCTTCCCGACGGGCAAACGCTTCCGGCAGGGCGTGTTCCGGGTGCGGCCCTTCAAGGAGTGGGCGCGGCACCCCGAACACCGCACCACGGTCCTGCGCGCCATGCAGATCGACGCGACGCCCGAGATTGCCATCGTCCTCCAGATTCAGCCGGGCGACCCGGTGATCTTCGTTCACCGCCTGCGGACGGCGGGCGACGAGTCGCTGGTGATCGAGAAGCGGTACATCAACGCGCGGCTGGCCGCCGGGCTGATGGACCACAACCTCGGCGCGGAGAGCATCCACGAGGTCATGGTGACGATGGGCGTGCCCCTCTCGCGCGTGGAGCAGAACCTGGAGGCCGTCAACCTGCGCCAGGAGGAGGCCGACCTGCTGCGCGTGCCGCTGGGCACCGCCGCCTTCCTGCTGAGGCGCACGACCTACAGCGGCCCCAAGCGTGTGTCCTACGTGAACTACTGGGTGCGGGGCGACCGCTACGCCTTTCAGGACAGCTTCGAGCCGTAG
- a CDS encoding TetR/AcrR family transcriptional regulator, whose translation MDSSSLRERQKERRRARIYNVALELFKRGGFQATTATDIARASNVSRGTFFNYYPYKEAVLLDYGSEVMDRLRDQAEARLKEGAAPLTVLYEVWDQLAEENGRERDLFPPLAYEVMNPNPERARTAYQALPLSKVIELILRPLHQAGQIRTDMSLQRISNLIADTYLMVALRWSAYGTDRTLQEETRLALNLLLEGALRRDPAGRTV comes from the coding sequence ATGGATTCCTCGTCTCTCCGGGAGCGCCAGAAGGAACGCCGCCGCGCGCGGATTTACAACGTCGCCCTGGAGCTGTTCAAGCGGGGGGGCTTTCAGGCGACCACGGCGACCGACATCGCGCGGGCGAGCAACGTGTCGCGCGGGACCTTTTTCAACTACTACCCCTATAAGGAAGCGGTGCTGCTCGACTACGGCAGCGAGGTCATGGACCGCCTGCGCGATCAGGCCGAGGCGCGACTCAAGGAGGGTGCCGCGCCCCTCACCGTGCTGTACGAGGTCTGGGACCAGCTCGCCGAGGAGAACGGGCGGGAGCGCGACCTCTTCCCGCCGCTCGCCTACGAGGTCATGAATCCCAACCCCGAGCGTGCCCGCACCGCGTATCAGGCGCTGCCGCTGAGCAAGGTCATCGAGCTGATCCTGCGCCCGCTGCATCAGGCCGGGCAGATTCGCACGGACATGAGCCTCCAGCGCATCAGCAACCTGATCGCCGACACGTACCTGATGGTCGCCCTGCGCTGGAGCGCCTACGGGACCGACCGCACCTTGCAGGAGGAGACGCGCCTGGCGCTGAACCTGCTGCTGGAGGGGGCGCTGAGGCGGGACCCGGCGGGGCGGACGGTTTGA
- a CDS encoding ATP cone domain-containing protein, which yields MTQPELTVGSPRHHWPFSRGLVVESLLNAGASAPTAAAVARRVEQQLRYTRRSPVSPDELQAMMVEVARDVAGDEVANAAARQTPAFVDILVRAKKGTLPFSRGVLARTLEDTGLSPRDAYGTASTVDVELRQSGVRELSVEELDALTERTLAERYGEHLRLTYRFLKRNRGRLGVVSARGGTPSPFSKGLLVQSLLAAGVAPDVARKVARVTQRDLRGSEDRVVTRQAIREKVEALLRDEVGPDVSARYRLLRVIRRPPRPLVVLLGGVSGTGKSYLAAEVAYRLGITRVVSTDSIRQVMRAMVSPALVPTLHASTFNAWEALIPPGEARPEHPSEAALLAGFRDQVGQVSVGLGAVVRRSIEEGTSLVLEGVHLVPGYLRADAYAGALVVPMLVTLPDEDEHRRHFESRDRETAASRPLHHYMRYFNEIRTMQRFLEDLAARENVPLLDALTLDESADQAVDVVLRRVMEALTAEERAALLREEEGAAGR from the coding sequence TTGACACAGCCCGAACTCACCGTCGGTTCCCCGCGCCACCACTGGCCCTTCAGTCGGGGGCTGGTCGTGGAATCGCTGCTCAACGCGGGGGCGAGTGCGCCCACGGCGGCGGCGGTGGCGCGGCGGGTGGAGCAGCAGTTGCGGTACACGCGGCGCTCGCCGGTCAGCCCCGACGAGTTGCAGGCGATGATGGTGGAGGTGGCGCGCGACGTGGCCGGGGACGAGGTGGCGAATGCCGCCGCCCGGCAGACGCCCGCCTTCGTGGACATCCTCGTGCGGGCAAAGAAGGGGACGCTGCCCTTCAGCCGGGGGGTGCTGGCCCGCACGTTGGAGGACACCGGCCTCTCGCCGCGCGACGCCTACGGCACGGCGAGCACCGTGGACGTGGAGTTGCGGCAATCCGGCGTGCGCGAGCTGAGCGTCGAGGAGCTGGACGCCCTGACCGAGCGGACCCTCGCCGAGCGGTACGGCGAACACCTGCGGCTGACCTACCGCTTCCTGAAGCGCAACCGGGGACGGCTGGGCGTGGTCAGCGCGCGGGGCGGCACGCCGTCGCCCTTCAGCAAGGGGCTGCTCGTGCAGTCGCTCCTGGCGGCGGGGGTCGCGCCGGACGTGGCGCGCAAGGTCGCCCGCGTGACTCAGCGCGACCTGCGCGGCAGCGAGGACCGGGTGGTGACGCGGCAGGCCATCCGCGAGAAGGTGGAGGCCCTGCTCCGCGACGAGGTGGGGCCGGACGTGAGCGCCCGCTACCGCCTCCTGCGGGTGATTCGCCGCCCGCCCCGTCCCCTCGTGGTGCTGCTGGGCGGCGTGAGCGGCACGGGCAAGAGCTACCTCGCCGCCGAGGTCGCCTACCGCCTGGGCATCACCCGCGTGGTCAGCACCGACTCCATCCGCCAGGTCATGCGCGCGATGGTCTCGCCCGCGCTCGTGCCCACGCTGCACGCGAGCACCTTCAACGCGTGGGAGGCGCTGATCCCGCCCGGCGAGGCCCGGCCCGAGCACCCCAGCGAGGCCGCGCTCCTCGCCGGATTTCGAGATCAGGTCGGGCAGGTCAGCGTGGGGCTGGGGGCGGTCGTGCGGCGCTCCATCGAGGAGGGGACGAGCCTCGTGCTGGAGGGCGTCCACCTCGTTCCCGGCTACCTGCGGGCCGACGCCTACGCGGGGGCGCTCGTGGTGCCCATGCTCGTCACGCTGCCCGACGAGGACGAGCACCGCCGCCACTTCGAGTCGCGCGACCGGGAGACGGCGGCGAGTCGGCCCCTGCACCACTACATGCGCTACTTCAACGAGATTCGGACCATGCAGCGGTTTCTGGAGGACCTCGCCGCCCGCGAGAACGTGCCCCTGCTGGACGCCCTCACGCTGGACGAGAGCGCCGATCAGGCCGTGGACGTGGTGCTGCGCCGGGTGATGGAGGCCCTGACCGCAGAGGAACGCGCCGCCCTGCTGAGGGAGGAGGAGGGGGCGGCGGGGCGGTAG
- a CDS encoding gamma-glutamylcyclotransferase, whose protein sequence is MRELESDLENVKIRLATYGTLAPGRPNHHQLADLQGSWQNGTVRGWLVAEGWGASLGYPGLILDDAGDTIEVQVFESADLPFHWSRLDEFEGPGYQRVTAVVEVARGRLPVSLYVLARA, encoded by the coding sequence GTGAGAGAACTCGAATCCGATCTGGAGAACGTGAAAATAAGGCTGGCGACCTACGGAACGCTGGCTCCCGGCAGGCCGAACCATCATCAACTCGCGGACCTGCAAGGCTCCTGGCAGAACGGAACGGTACGCGGCTGGCTCGTGGCCGAAGGGTGGGGCGCGTCTCTTGGCTACCCCGGCCTTATCCTCGACGACGCTGGAGACACCATCGAAGTTCAGGTGTTTGAGTCGGCAGACCTTCCGTTTCACTGGTCGCGGCTCGATGAGTTCGAGGGTCCCGGCTACCAGCGTGTCACCGCCGTCGTGGAGGTGGCGCGCGGAAGATTGCCGGTGAGTCTCTATGTCCTCGCGCGAGCTTGA
- a CDS encoding transglutaminaseTgpA domain-containing protein: MRRPLQSSPPAAERDGFSNRLRPTRLGVAFLGLIVLTLIGCVNYGLSLGYGVTFLLGGVWVVTATGVSRAGRALRATLTPPGEAVAGGTATFTAVVTSTGPASLAAVWVGGRGSPEARGHVPAGGQLRLTLPVPTPTRGRLTLARPRVVALDPLGLWEVTRPLPVPEALTVFPAPEPGAPSPPPRPAAGEGEGGRRAPGDEEFSGLRAYLPGDSPRRVSWRHAARTGTLLTRETDAPVGTAAMLDWADTAALGDPEARLARLAAWVGAARRADTPFGLTLPSVALPVGRGETQARAALTALALHGTPPTPTQGRRVKTVPPLPGGPLRLTLLALAVALAPVAPRQPVWATLGLVAVLGYAAARTLPRWNRLPAVLAPLLALLAVGSAALLNSQYGTLLGRDAGTAFLALLVAMKAAETRTVRDARLLALLGVFVTLTHFFFGQGPLAAVHAGLSVLLLLGALVGWTALPGPAVVRPLRVAAGVTARAAPLALVLFVLFPRPDGPLWQLPVQSGAQTGLADRIRAGEFGTLAQSPAVAFRADFGGAVPAPAERYWRGPVYEAYDGAEWTQVRLRGPSPSVEVSGPTLTYTLTLEPGSGPWLTALDVPTALPPNVFLTSAFQAVNPRPATSRTRYAFQSRAARLGVTESRERLEFNLRLPDGESPRARSLAAQWRSLTPEARVEAALAYLRSGGFTYTLQPPTLPERDRVDAFLFGTRRGFCEHYASAFAFLIRAAGLPARVVGGYLGGEVNPDGGYLIVRAQDAHAWAEVWLPGQGWVRVDPTAAIAPARVNAGLATALTTPTAQAAPPPTPLRRAALRLDALQTRWNTWVAGYDGSRQRDLFTSVGVGRVGGVPYLALGAGLLLLALLPALLAARSRPADPAARLLDDLARRLRLPRAPGETASAYAGRAALAYPIRAEAINAAVSAYQKARYAPDAGGEALRELRAAVRRVRR, translated from the coding sequence ATGAGACGGCCTCTCCAGAGTTCCCCACCTGCCGCCGAACGCGACGGGTTCTCCAACCGCCTGCGCCCGACGCGGCTGGGGGTCGCCTTCCTGGGGCTGATCGTGCTCACCCTGATCGGGTGCGTGAACTACGGGCTGAGCCTCGGCTACGGGGTGACGTTCCTGCTCGGCGGCGTGTGGGTGGTCACGGCGACGGGGGTGAGCCGTGCGGGGCGGGCGCTGCGGGCCACGCTCACCCCTCCCGGCGAGGCGGTGGCGGGGGGCACGGCGACCTTCACGGCGGTCGTGACGAGCACGGGACCCGCCTCCCTCGCGGCGGTGTGGGTGGGCGGGCGCGGCAGCCCGGAGGCGCGGGGGCACGTCCCGGCGGGCGGACAGCTTCGCCTCACGCTGCCCGTGCCCACGCCGACGCGGGGAAGGCTGACCCTTGCGCGGCCCCGCGTGGTGGCCCTCGACCCCCTCGGGCTGTGGGAGGTCACGCGGCCCCTGCCCGTGCCGGAGGCACTGACGGTGTTTCCCGCCCCGGAACCCGGTGCCCCATCGCCCCCACCGCGCCCCGCCGCCGGGGAGGGGGAGGGTGGCCGCCGCGCCCCCGGCGACGAGGAGTTCAGTGGCCTGCGCGCCTACCTGCCCGGCGACTCGCCCCGGCGGGTGTCGTGGCGGCACGCGGCCCGCACGGGCACCCTCCTCACCCGCGAGACGGACGCGCCCGTGGGGACGGCGGCGATGCTGGACTGGGCGGACACGGCGGCCCTGGGAGACCCAGAGGCCCGGCTCGCGCGCCTCGCGGCGTGGGTGGGGGCGGCGCGGCGGGCGGACACCCCCTTCGGGCTGACGCTGCCCAGCGTGGCCCTTCCGGTCGGACGGGGGGAGACGCAAGCGCGGGCGGCCCTGACGGCGCTGGCGCTGCACGGCACGCCCCCCACCCCCACACAGGGACGACGCGTGAAGACCGTCCCACCCCTGCCCGGCGGACCGCTCCGCCTGACCCTCCTCGCGCTCGCGGTGGCCCTCGCGCCCGTCGCCCCGCGTCAGCCCGTGTGGGCGACCCTGGGGCTGGTGGCGGTGCTGGGGTACGCCGCCGCGCGCACCCTCCCGCGCTGGAACCGTCTGCCCGCCGTCCTCGCCCCTCTGCTGGCCCTTCTGGCGGTTGGGTCGGCGGCGCTCCTCAACTCCCAGTACGGCACCCTGCTGGGGCGGGATGCGGGCACGGCCTTCCTCGCCCTCCTCGTCGCCATGAAGGCCGCCGAGACGCGCACCGTCCGCGACGCCCGGCTGCTCGCCCTCCTCGGTGTGTTCGTGACGCTGACGCACTTCTTCTTCGGGCAGGGACCGCTCGCCGCCGTCCACGCGGGGCTGAGCGTCCTGCTGCTCCTCGGGGCGCTGGTGGGGTGGACGGCCCTCCCCGGCCCGGCGGTGGTCCGGCCCCTGCGCGTGGCGGCTGGCGTGACCGCGCGGGCTGCGCCGCTCGCGCTCGTCCTCTTCGTCCTCTTTCCCCGGCCCGATGGCCCGCTGTGGCAACTTCCCGTGCAGTCGGGCGCACAAACGGGCCTCGCCGACCGCATCCGCGCGGGGGAGTTCGGCACCCTCGCCCAGAGTCCGGCGGTCGCCTTCCGCGCGGACTTCGGGGGGGCCGTGCCCGCTCCCGCCGAACGCTACTGGCGCGGCCCCGTCTACGAGGCCTACGACGGCGCGGAGTGGACCCAGGTGCGCCTGCGCGGCCCCTCCCCGAGCGTGGAGGTTTCTGGGCCGACCCTCACCTACACTCTGACGCTGGAGCCGGGCAGCGGGCCGTGGCTCACCGCGCTCGACGTGCCCACCGCCCTGCCACCGAACGTCTTCCTGACGAGTGCCTTCCAGGCGGTCAATCCCCGGCCCGCCACCTCCCGCACCCGCTACGCCTTCCAGAGCCGCGCCGCCCGCCTCGGCGTGACGGAGAGCCGGGAGCGCCTGGAATTCAACTTGCGGCTGCCCGACGGAGAGAGTCCGCGTGCCCGCTCTCTCGCGGCCCAGTGGCGCTCGCTGACACCGGAGGCACGGGTGGAGGCCGCCCTCGCCTACCTGCGCTCGGGCGGCTTCACCTACACCCTCCAGCCGCCGACGCTGCCCGAACGGGACCGGGTGGATGCCTTCCTCTTCGGCACCCGGCGCGGCTTCTGCGAACACTACGCCTCGGCCTTCGCGTTCCTGATACGTGCGGCGGGGCTGCCCGCCCGCGTGGTCGGCGGCTACCTCGGCGGCGAGGTCAACCCCGACGGCGGCTACCTCATCGTGCGGGCACAGGATGCCCACGCCTGGGCCGAGGTCTGGCTCCCCGGCCAGGGCTGGGTGCGGGTGGACCCCACCGCCGCCATCGCCCCCGCGCGGGTGAATGCCGGGCTGGCGACCGCCCTTACCACGCCGACCGCTCAAGCTGCTCCCCCGCCGACGCCCCTGCGCCGGGCGGCGTTGCGATTGGACGCCCTCCAGACCCGCTGGAATACGTGGGTCGCTGGGTACGACGGCTCGCGGCAACGTGACCTCTTCACCAGCGTGGGGGTGGGCCGGGTCGGAGGCGTCCCGTACCTCGCGCTCGGGGCCGGGTTGCTCCTGCTCGCGCTGCTGCCCGCCCTGCTGGCCGCGCGTTCCCGCCCCGCCGACCCCGCCGCCCGCCTGCTGGACGATCTCGCCCGCCGCCTGCGCCTGCCCCGCGCCCCCGGCGAGACGGCGAGCGCCTATGCTGGGCGCGCGGCCCTCGCTTACCCCATCCGCGCCGAGGCGATCAACGCTGCTGTCTCCGCATATCAGAAGGCGCGGTATGCCCCGGACGCTGGGGGAGAGGCTTTGCGCGAGTTGCGGGCGGCGGTGCGGCGGGTGCGGCGCTGA
- a CDS encoding AAA family ATPase: MTHAARPVPAPNIGHVPSGSGAAVQAALEGLDRVILGKPRPVRLALACLLARGHLLIEDQPGVGKTTLAHALARTLGLDFRRVQFTADLLPADLLGVSIWDARAGGFQYHPGPVFSQLLLADEINRATPRTQSALLEAMEERTVSEGGVTRPLPEPFFVIATQNPGAFVGTSPLPEAQLDRFLLTVTLGYPDPRAERLLLETGGRAAMARDLPAVLGPAALLAAQREVDDVYAAPALLDYLQLLARATREHPALASGLSPRALLALLAASRAWAFLAGRPMVLPEDVQAVFPALCAHRLPTRDPGARVGEVLARVLAETPIP, from the coding sequence ATGACCCATGCCGCCCGCCCTGTCCCGGCCCCGAACATCGGACATGTTCCGTCGGGAAGTGGGGCGGCGGTGCAGGCCGCGCTGGAGGGCCTCGACCGGGTGATCCTCGGCAAGCCCCGGCCCGTGCGGCTGGCGCTGGCGTGTCTGCTGGCGCGCGGGCACCTGCTCATCGAGGACCAGCCGGGCGTCGGCAAGACCACGCTGGCACACGCCCTCGCGCGCACGCTGGGGCTGGACTTCCGCCGGGTGCAATTCACCGCCGACCTGCTGCCCGCCGACCTCCTCGGGGTGAGCATCTGGGACGCCCGCGCGGGAGGCTTCCAGTACCACCCCGGCCCCGTCTTCTCGCAGCTCCTCCTCGCCGACGAGATCAACCGCGCGACCCCCCGCACCCAGAGCGCGCTGCTGGAGGCGATGGAGGAGCGGACCGTCAGTGAGGGCGGCGTGACCCGGCCCCTGCCCGAGCCGTTCTTCGTGATCGCCACCCAGAATCCGGGCGCGTTCGTGGGCACCTCGCCGCTGCCGGAGGCGCAGCTCGACCGCTTCCTCCTCACGGTGACGCTGGGCTACCCCGACCCGCGCGCCGAACGCCTCCTGTTGGAGACGGGGGGCAGGGCGGCAATGGCGCGCGACCTGCCCGCCGTCCTCGGTCCCGCCGCCCTGCTCGCCGCCCAGCGCGAGGTGGACGACGTGTACGCCGCGCCCGCCCTGCTCGACTACCTGCAACTCCTCGCCCGCGCGACCCGCGAACACCCGGCCCTGGCGAGCGGCCTCAGCCCCCGCGCCCTGCTCGCGCTCCTCGCCGCCTCGCGCGCCTGGGCCTTCCTCGCGGGCCGCCCGATGGTCCTTCCCGAGGACGTGCAGGCCGTCTTTCCCGCCCTCTGCGCCCACCGCCTGCCGACCCGCGATCCCGGCGCGCGGGTGGGGGAGGTGCTGGCGCGGGTGCTGGCGGAGACGCCGATTCCTTGA
- a CDS encoding VanZ family protein, whose protein sequence is MTRRARPLWWLPALGAMAAIWWLSSGADTPGPPLPHPLDWAAHFTAYLILSFCVARATGRRGGALVLAAWFGAVDEVHQAFVPGREAGVTDWLFDVAGAWMGALVAVPGPVRGRSRPVPVLSEPHG, encoded by the coding sequence TTGACCCGCCGCGCGAGGCCGCTGTGGTGGCTCCCCGCCCTGGGCGCCATGGCGGCGATCTGGTGGCTGAGTTCGGGGGCCGACACGCCGGGGCCGCCCCTGCCCCACCCGCTCGACTGGGCGGCGCACTTCACGGCGTACCTCATCCTGAGCTTCTGCGTGGCGCGGGCGACGGGGCGGCGGGGCGGGGCGCTCGTTCTCGCCGCGTGGTTCGGGGCCGTGGACGAGGTGCATCAGGCATTCGTGCCGGGGCGGGAGGCGGGCGTTACCGACTGGCTCTTCGACGTGGCGGGCGCGTGGATGGGGGCGCTGGTGGCCGTGCCCGGCCCGGTGCGCGGGCGGTCCCGGCCTGTCCCAGTTCTGTCAGAGCCGCATGGTTAG
- a CDS encoding VOC family protein: protein MTALLLDHVAIATPDLETGSAPYTALGLRPEGPDEEVTSQGVRVRAFVVGESLIELLAPTRPDSPIAAFLTRRGPGLHHTAYRVGDLEAEMERLRGEGARFLSDGPMLGRAGTRVAFLHPKWGAGTLIELVEHPGGDHVGGGHA from the coding sequence ATGACCGCCTTGCTGCTCGATCACGTCGCTATCGCCACGCCCGACCTGGAGACCGGGAGCGCCCCCTACACGGCGCTGGGACTCAGGCCGGAGGGACCCGACGAGGAGGTCACGTCGCAGGGCGTGCGTGTGCGCGCCTTCGTGGTGGGGGAGAGCCTGATCGAGCTGCTCGCGCCGACGCGCCCGGACAGCCCCATCGCCGCCTTCCTGACGCGGCGCGGGCCGGGCCTGCACCACACGGCCTACCGGGTGGGTGACCTGGAGGCCGAGATGGAACGGCTGCGCGGCGAGGGTGCCCGCTTCCTCTCGGATGGGCCGATGCTGGGGCGCGCGGGGACGCGGGTGGCCTTTCTCCATCCGAAGTGGGGGGCGGGCACGCTGATCGAACTCGTGGAGCATCCGGGCGGGGATCATGTGGGCGGGGGGCACGCTTGA